A section of the Virgibacillus sp. NKC19-3 genome encodes:
- a CDS encoding HAAS signaling domain-containing protein yields the protein MNEEQFLKKMDVALKKLPDAERLDMLNDFREHFAIGKEEGKTEEEIANNLGTPNQIAKELLATYYLEKVDDVSTTGNILRAVWAVIGLGFFNLVIVLGPFIALVVVLLTGWVSAVAFIATPLMVVANLAIYPDSFQYFDLFFSIALAGLGLLLAIGMVYATRFISTGFVRYLNYNVKLVKGGLKHG from the coding sequence GTGAATGAAGAGCAGTTCTTAAAAAAGATGGACGTAGCATTAAAAAAATTACCTGATGCAGAACGACTGGATATGTTAAACGATTTCCGGGAGCATTTTGCCATCGGGAAAGAAGAAGGAAAGACTGAGGAGGAGATTGCCAATAATTTGGGAACGCCTAATCAAATTGCAAAAGAATTATTGGCCACCTATTATTTGGAGAAAGTCGACGACGTTTCCACAACAGGTAATATTCTACGAGCCGTATGGGCCGTCATTGGGTTAGGATTCTTCAATTTAGTCATTGTGCTTGGACCATTTATAGCACTGGTAGTCGTCTTACTTACAGGCTGGGTGTCTGCAGTCGCATTCATTGCCACTCCATTAATGGTTGTCGCTAATTTGGCCATTTATCCGGATTCATTTCAGTACTTTGATTTATTTTTCTCGATCGCACTTGCGGGTCTCGGTTTATTGCTAGCAATTGGAATGGTGTATGCAACTCGTTTTATTTCTACTGGATTTGTGCGTTATTTGAATTACAATGTGAAACTTGTGAAGGGTGGTTTGAAGCATGGGTAA
- a CDS encoding PadR family transcriptional regulator has product MNIQFKKGVLELCVLALLDKQDRYGYELVQKISDRIAISEGSVYPLLRRLKTEEYFTTYLQESKEGPSRKYYRLTDKGRDYLQKLIKEWQQFSIGVNELIKEGVRGE; this is encoded by the coding sequence TTGAACATACAATTCAAAAAAGGTGTATTAGAACTATGTGTTCTGGCACTTTTGGATAAACAAGATCGGTACGGTTATGAACTTGTACAGAAAATTTCTGATCGGATTGCCATATCTGAAGGCTCTGTATATCCGCTACTTCGAAGGCTGAAAACAGAAGAATACTTCACGACATATTTACAGGAATCCAAGGAAGGCCCTTCGCGTAAATATTACAGGTTGACAGATAAAGGAAGGGATTATCTTCAAAAACTAATCAAGGAATGGCAACAATTTTCGATTGGTGTGAATGAATTAATAAAGGAAGGTGTTCGTGGTGAATGA
- the ribE gene encoding riboflavin synthase, with the protein MFTGIIEEVGIVKRMEHVSDQAVKLEIGSDNVIADISTGDSIAVNGICLTVTDFTSEHFQVDAMPETITSTSLNALTLGSKVNLERAMAADGRFGGHFVSGHVDDTGRIIRKEKQENAVYYDIQIAKELTPLFIKKGSVAVDGISLTIFHVEKHTFTISLIPHTVSETTLGEKREGDIVNIECDMLAKYIQQMLKQQDNREI; encoded by the coding sequence ATGTTTACAGGAATAATTGAAGAAGTGGGTATCGTGAAACGCATGGAACATGTATCTGATCAGGCTGTTAAGCTAGAAATTGGATCTGATAACGTTATCGCTGATATAAGTACGGGAGATAGTATAGCAGTAAATGGCATTTGTCTGACTGTTACGGATTTCACTTCGGAACATTTTCAAGTGGATGCGATGCCTGAGACGATTACATCCACTTCCCTAAATGCACTAACGTTAGGATCCAAGGTGAATTTGGAAAGAGCCATGGCAGCAGATGGTAGATTCGGTGGCCATTTTGTTTCCGGTCATGTAGATGATACGGGAAGAATTATTCGAAAGGAAAAGCAGGAGAATGCGGTTTATTATGATATTCAAATTGCGAAAGAACTCACCCCGCTTTTCATTAAAAAAGGGTCGGTAGCGGTGGATGGAATTAGCTTGACTATTTTTCATGTGGAGAAGCATACATTTACGATATCATTAATCCCACATACTGTCTCAGAGACAACATTGGGTGAAAAACGAGAAGGGGATATCGTTAATATCGAATGTGATATGCTCGCTAAATATATACAGCAAATGCTGAAGCAGCAGGACAACCGCGAAATCTAA
- a CDS encoding CoA-disulfide reductase, translating into MAQKIVIVGGVGGGATVAAQIRRNDKASEIVMFDKGDHISFSNCGMPYYIGEVVESRDDLLTSTATFREKYDTTIRTRAEVTSIDRQNKQIKVSDESSIYHETYDKLILAPGASAVIPDVEGRNKACIFTMHTIPDMDEIHSYIKANRPKTVAIIGAGFIGLEMVENLHALGLKCTIIDRSDQVMKIVDKNIAAIIEDHLKKQGIELILNDGLAGYSNEGKTIQLTSGNTLQADMTLMATGVKPNTKLAMDASLKLGNTGAISVNEFMQTIDPDVYALGDAVETNDLITQTPTHTALAWPAHRQAFIIANHLSGGNIPYKGTLGSAILKVFNLTVGATGHNSASLKKLGYTFKASTLQAYSHAGYYPGSDKLWLKILFDDKTGTLYGAHIVGYDGVDKRLAVLTTAIKARLTVWDLPELELAYAPPYSSPKDPVNILGYKASAMID; encoded by the coding sequence ATGGCTCAAAAGATTGTAATTGTCGGTGGAGTTGGTGGAGGGGCAACTGTTGCAGCGCAAATTCGCAGGAATGATAAAGCGTCAGAAATAGTAATGTTTGATAAAGGCGATCATATTTCTTTTTCAAACTGTGGAATGCCTTATTATATTGGGGAAGTCGTCGAAAGTAGAGATGACTTATTAACATCTACAGCTACATTTCGTGAAAAATATGATACCACCATAAGAACAAGAGCTGAAGTTACAAGTATTGATCGGCAAAATAAGCAAATTAAGGTAAGCGATGAATCAAGTATATACCATGAAACCTATGATAAACTAATTCTTGCACCAGGGGCATCGGCCGTTATCCCGGACGTGGAAGGTAGAAACAAGGCATGTATATTCACCATGCACACGATCCCGGATATGGATGAAATACACAGCTATATAAAAGCTAACCGACCAAAGACCGTCGCAATTATTGGCGCTGGTTTTATTGGCTTGGAAATGGTCGAAAACCTGCATGCCTTAGGACTAAAATGTACGATCATTGACAGATCTGACCAAGTAATGAAAATAGTCGACAAAAATATAGCTGCTATTATTGAAGATCACCTAAAGAAACAAGGCATCGAACTCATTTTAAACGACGGGTTGGCCGGTTATTCCAATGAAGGGAAAACAATTCAACTTACCAGTGGAAACACCCTGCAGGCAGATATGACGCTAATGGCAACAGGAGTGAAACCAAATACAAAGCTGGCTATGGATGCCTCTTTAAAGCTTGGAAATACAGGCGCTATTTCTGTAAATGAGTTTATGCAAACCATAGATCCGGACGTTTATGCGTTGGGCGATGCTGTTGAAACAAACGATTTAATCACACAAACCCCAACACATACAGCTCTCGCATGGCCCGCGCACAGACAAGCTTTTATAATCGCGAATCACCTAAGTGGTGGAAATATCCCATATAAAGGGACACTCGGATCGGCTATTTTAAAAGTGTTTAACCTAACTGTTGGTGCAACAGGGCATAATAGTGCCTCCTTGAAAAAGTTAGGGTATACGTTTAAAGCGTCTACATTACAAGCTTATTCTCATGCAGGATACTATCCTGGATCTGATAAGCTCTGGCTAAAAATTTTATTTGATGATAAAACTGGTACTCTGTACGGAGCGCATATCGTCGGATATGATGGAGTCGATAAACGACTTGCAGTGCTGACAACAGCCATCAAAGCCAGACTAACTGTATGGGATCTACCTGAATTGGAACTTGCTTATGCCCCTCCCTATTCCAGTCCAAAAGATCCGGTTAATATTCTCGGTTATAAAGCTTCAGCGATGATTGATTGA
- a CDS encoding bifunctional 3,4-dihydroxy-2-butanone-4-phosphate synthase/GTP cyclohydrolase II codes for MFHTIEEAISDLQVGKPVIVVDDENRENEGDLVALSQYATPEMINFMITHARGLVCTPIKADLADKLGLSLMTSQETDPFGTAFTVSIDHKDTTTGISANDRSQTIQALIHSDVEATDFKRPGHVFPLIAKEGGVLRRPGHTEASVDLASLSGAFPSSVICEIIKDNGEMARVPELKKMAEAFDLKMVTIEALIDYRKNKSNHIKREVETILPTDFGAFKIFGYTEDQGDKEHIALVKGDIDSHSDEAILTRIHSECLTGDVFGSHRCDCGPQLHQALKEMEEAGRGVLIYMRQEGRGIGLINKLRAYKLQDEGFDTVEANEQLGFAPDLRKYDVSAQILKDLGVKNIHLLTNNPEKVKALESFGITIQSRLPIQTNMWEENENYMRTKYAKLGHLLSFHHE; via the coding sequence ATGTTTCATACAATTGAAGAAGCTATATCAGATTTACAAGTAGGAAAACCGGTTATCGTTGTAGATGATGAGAATAGGGAAAACGAAGGTGACTTAGTTGCATTATCGCAATATGCAACACCGGAAATGATTAACTTTATGATTACACATGCAAGAGGACTTGTGTGTACACCGATTAAAGCGGATCTGGCTGATAAACTCGGTCTGTCTTTAATGACAAGTCAGGAAACAGATCCATTTGGTACAGCTTTTACCGTATCGATCGATCACAAGGATACGACAACAGGAATTAGTGCTAACGATCGATCTCAAACCATTCAAGCACTCATCCATTCAGATGTAGAGGCAACAGACTTTAAACGTCCAGGACATGTTTTCCCATTAATTGCAAAAGAAGGCGGTGTCTTGAGGCGGCCCGGTCATACGGAAGCTTCTGTAGATTTAGCATCACTAAGCGGTGCATTTCCATCAAGTGTCATTTGCGAAATTATAAAAGATAATGGTGAAATGGCGAGGGTGCCTGAATTAAAGAAAATGGCGGAAGCATTTGATTTGAAAATGGTAACTATTGAAGCATTAATCGATTATCGAAAAAATAAATCAAACCATATTAAGCGAGAAGTAGAAACCATTTTACCGACTGACTTCGGGGCATTTAAAATATTCGGCTATACAGAAGACCAGGGTGATAAAGAACATATTGCGCTAGTAAAAGGAGATATTGATTCTCATTCAGATGAGGCAATTCTGACACGGATTCATTCGGAGTGTCTTACAGGAGATGTTTTTGGATCCCATCGCTGTGATTGTGGTCCGCAGCTCCATCAAGCACTGAAAGAAATGGAAGAAGCTGGACGGGGCGTTCTCATTTATATGCGCCAAGAGGGGCGAGGTATTGGACTGATCAACAAACTCCGTGCCTATAAACTGCAGGATGAAGGCTTTGATACAGTAGAGGCCAATGAACAGCTGGGCTTTGCACCAGACCTGCGAAAATATGATGTTAGTGCACAAATTTTAAAGGATTTGGGAGTAAAAAATATTCACCTTTTAACCAATAACCCGGAAAAAGTAAAAGCGCTGGAATCGTTTGGGATAACGATTCAATCACGTCTACCCATACAAACAAATATGTGGGAAGAAAATGAAAACTACATGAGAACAAAATATGCGAAATTAGGACACTTACTATCATTCCATCACGAATAG
- a CDS encoding sodium-dependent transporter, with product MPAKNDQWATKFGFILSSAGAAIGLGAIWKFPYMTGMNGGGAFFLLFILFTIIIGLPILLAEFIIGRGSQKEAVSAYKTLAPKSRWSPIIGRWGVVGAFLLMSFYSVVGGWVLIYSAMSIPGMVIQDNTDYTALFETITENPLIVIVGLALYLIINIIVVSFGIKNGIEKASKVLMPLLFVFFVILVIRAVTFDGAMEGLSFFLQPDFSQLTGEGVLYALGQSFFSLAVGFSVMVTYSSYLNKDISLPMSAGSVSIMNIFVSLLAGLAIFPVVFAFGLEPTEGPGLLFMVLPEAFAQIPFGEVFLSLFLLLFLFAILTSSFSMLEIITSAFTANKQRSRKSVASIAGLIVFIAAIPAALSSNVLADFTIFGLTVFDATDYLVSNILLPGGCLLIALFIGFRMDKTLIKTEFSYSNTLSPGLYQVWFQIMRWLVPVTIIIVFLGSI from the coding sequence ATGCCAGCTAAAAACGATCAATGGGCCACAAAGTTTGGCTTTATCTTATCATCCGCAGGAGCTGCCATCGGCCTTGGTGCTATATGGAAATTCCCTTATATGACAGGCATGAATGGCGGTGGTGCCTTCTTCCTGCTATTTATTCTATTCACGATCATTATCGGCCTGCCCATTTTACTTGCCGAATTTATTATCGGGAGAGGTTCCCAAAAGGAAGCGGTAAGTGCCTATAAAACGCTGGCACCGAAAAGCAGATGGTCTCCTATCATCGGGCGCTGGGGTGTAGTCGGTGCTTTCCTGCTCATGTCCTTCTATAGTGTGGTTGGTGGCTGGGTTCTCATTTACAGCGCCATGTCCATACCCGGGATGGTCATTCAGGACAACACAGATTATACAGCATTATTTGAGACGATTACAGAAAATCCGCTGATCGTGATTGTAGGTCTCGCATTATATTTAATCATTAATATCATCGTTGTTTCATTTGGGATTAAAAATGGAATTGAGAAAGCAAGCAAAGTATTAATGCCCTTACTATTTGTCTTTTTCGTTATTCTTGTCATTCGCGCTGTAACCTTTGATGGTGCCATGGAAGGATTATCCTTCTTCCTGCAGCCGGATTTTTCACAACTTACTGGTGAAGGTGTTCTATATGCACTTGGCCAATCCTTTTTCTCTTTAGCTGTTGGTTTCTCGGTGATGGTCACTTATAGTTCTTACTTAAATAAAGATATCAGTCTTCCAATGTCCGCCGGGTCTGTTTCCATAATGAACATATTCGTTTCACTACTAGCTGGATTAGCTATATTCCCTGTTGTATTCGCATTCGGACTTGAGCCAACGGAAGGGCCGGGATTACTGTTCATGGTTTTACCGGAAGCATTTGCACAAATACCCTTTGGCGAGGTGTTCCTAAGTCTGTTTTTGCTGTTATTCTTGTTCGCGATACTGACATCTTCATTCAGCATGCTGGAAATTATTACTTCCGCTTTCACAGCGAATAAACAGCGTTCCCGCAAGAGCGTCGCTTCCATTGCTGGACTGATTGTTTTTATTGCGGCGATTCCAGCAGCATTGTCATCAAATGTCTTAGCTGATTTTACTATTTTCGGTTTAACCGTGTTTGATGCAACGGACTATCTCGTAAGTAATATCCTGCTCCCTGGCGGCTGTTTATTAATTGCTTTATTCATCGGTTTTCGAATGGATAAGACACTTATAAAAACGGAATTTTCCTATAGCAATACATTATCCCCCGGTCTCTATCAGGTATGGTTTCAAATTATGCGATGGCTCGTTCCTGTTACGATTATCATTGTGTTTCTGGGGTCAATATAG
- the ribH gene encoding 6,7-dimethyl-8-ribityllumazine synthase, whose protein sequence is MGKTFEGNLVGSNLKIGVVVGRFNELITAKLLDGAVGTLKRHGLTDDNIDVAWVPGAFEIPLIARKMANNPTYDAVITLGTVIRGSTPHFDYVCNETAKGVSHASVQSEKPVIFGILTTETIEQAVERAGTKAGNKGAEAAVSAIEMANLIKIIEA, encoded by the coding sequence ATGGGAAAAACATTTGAAGGAAATCTGGTCGGCAGTAATTTGAAAATAGGTGTTGTCGTAGGTAGATTCAATGAATTGATTACTGCTAAATTACTAGATGGCGCCGTTGGGACACTGAAAAGACATGGGTTGACGGATGATAATATAGATGTTGCATGGGTTCCGGGGGCATTTGAGATACCTTTAATTGCCAGGAAAATGGCAAACAATCCAACCTATGATGCAGTGATTACATTAGGAACGGTAATCCGAGGGTCAACGCCGCATTTTGACTATGTATGTAATGAAACTGCAAAAGGCGTATCCCATGCATCTGTTCAATCTGAAAAGCCGGTAATCTTTGGAATTCTTACAACAGAAACAATTGAGCAAGCAGTGGAACGCGCAGGAACGAAGGCTGGAAATAAAGGGGCAGAAGCAGCAGTGTCGGCCATTGAAATGGCAAACCTGATAAAAATCATCGAGGCGTAA
- a CDS encoding C45 family autoproteolytic acyltransferase/hydolase has translation MQQIYSDIIQFRGSHYDFGYMQGELLKDSMIITNRRKQWKVRKQRFSIHENEVKQAIEKVAPGIWEELIGLRDGLQMSMEEVLKEFGGYRLDYVKSGCSIFTGSDYMVRNYDFHPRTYEGRYTIFQPDDQGYAVIGPSQRITGRMDGMNEKGLAMGYNFIHRRKPGEGFICNMIGRMVLENCATASEAISLLKEIPHRHSFSYIVLDENEETFVIEATPRGVEVRTSNVCTNHFEVLKEENRHHLDDSYKRMQAIKQQQDKVTDEYRAFRMLNDTDKGIFSDKYKHWAGTIHTSAYFPKQKKAWFALGGDRKPVIFDFDRWLRGERVTTKRILGEVDTDLSFGHMNEVVR, from the coding sequence ATGCAGCAAATATATAGCGATATTATACAGTTTCGGGGAAGTCATTATGATTTTGGCTATATGCAGGGAGAATTATTAAAGGATTCTATGATAATAACAAATCGCAGGAAGCAATGGAAGGTTAGAAAGCAACGTTTTTCTATTCATGAAAATGAAGTAAAACAAGCGATTGAAAAGGTTGCACCGGGAATTTGGGAAGAGCTGATTGGTTTACGCGATGGTCTGCAAATGTCGATGGAAGAGGTTTTAAAAGAATTCGGCGGATATCGACTTGACTACGTGAAGAGTGGATGTTCCATTTTTACCGGATCTGATTATATGGTCCGAAATTATGATTTCCATCCAAGAACATATGAAGGACGTTATACGATTTTTCAACCGGATGATCAGGGGTATGCCGTTATTGGGCCTTCTCAGCGGATTACAGGACGAATGGATGGCATGAATGAAAAAGGGCTTGCAATGGGCTATAATTTTATCCATCGAAGAAAACCCGGTGAGGGTTTTATCTGTAATATGATCGGTAGAATGGTCCTGGAGAACTGCGCCACTGCCTCCGAGGCAATCTCGCTCTTGAAGGAAATACCACATCGTCACTCATTTAGTTATATTGTGTTGGATGAAAATGAAGAAACATTTGTTATCGAAGCTACACCCAGAGGGGTGGAAGTACGCACGTCAAATGTTTGTACCAATCATTTCGAAGTATTAAAAGAAGAAAATCGCCATCATTTAGATGATTCTTATAAACGAATGCAAGCAATCAAGCAGCAGCAAGATAAGGTTACGGATGAATACCGTGCATTTCGAATGTTGAATGATACAGATAAAGGCATTTTTTCCGATAAATATAAGCATTGGGCAGGAACTATTCATACATCTGCTTATTTTCCAAAGCAAAAGAAAGCATGGTTTGCCTTAGGTGGTGACCGTAAGCCGGTTATTTTTGATTTTGACAGATGGCTTCGTGGAGAGCGAGTTACAACAAAACGGATCTTAGGGGAAGTTGATACGGATCTGTCATTCGGTCACATGAATGAAGTTGTACGATGA
- a CDS encoding DmpA family aminopeptidase, producing the protein MPLPTGNSNCITDVQDVKVGHVTLYEKVDDATTICTGVSAILPHGGDLFNQKTRAASAILNGYGKTTGLVQMGELGLLESPIMLTNTFSVGAVWQGALQYMIEENKEIGDATSTINLVVGECNDSYLNSIRHQAIKPKHAVQAITGSSNKPSLEGAVGAGTGMICFGYKGGIGTASREVTADGEVYTVGCLVLSNFGKREQALFANWEKRDVDTPDGSIMLIIATDAPLYDRQLKRLAKRCAAGLARTGSHMDNGSGDIAIAFSTANTYDHNKKAAIESISCVRDDHPLMNQLFQAVTEATEEAIIRSLKYAETTEGRNGRVVEKAPL; encoded by the coding sequence ATGCCGCTTCCAACAGGAAATTCCAATTGCATTACTGATGTGCAGGACGTAAAAGTTGGACATGTCACATTATATGAAAAAGTCGACGATGCAACTACCATTTGTACAGGAGTCTCCGCCATCCTTCCACATGGCGGGGATCTTTTCAATCAAAAAACGCGCGCAGCCAGTGCTATCCTCAATGGCTATGGAAAAACGACAGGCCTTGTTCAAATGGGAGAACTGGGGCTATTAGAATCCCCAATCATGCTAACAAACACATTTAGTGTCGGGGCAGTGTGGCAAGGTGCCCTGCAATACATGATTGAGGAAAACAAGGAAATTGGCGATGCAACCAGTACAATCAATCTTGTTGTCGGTGAGTGCAATGATAGCTATCTTAATTCTATCCGGCATCAGGCTATTAAGCCCAAGCATGCTGTTCAAGCGATTACAGGTTCATCGAATAAACCTTCCTTAGAAGGTGCGGTTGGAGCTGGTACAGGAATGATCTGTTTTGGTTATAAAGGCGGAATCGGAACAGCATCACGCGAAGTAACTGCAGACGGAGAAGTCTATACAGTGGGTTGTCTCGTTTTAAGTAACTTTGGAAAACGAGAGCAAGCACTATTTGCAAATTGGGAGAAACGCGATGTCGATACACCTGATGGATCGATTATGCTAATCATAGCAACAGATGCCCCGCTTTACGATCGGCAGTTAAAGCGCCTTGCCAAGCGTTGCGCAGCTGGACTTGCGCGTACCGGAAGCCATATGGATAATGGCAGTGGCGATATTGCTATCGCGTTTTCCACTGCTAATACCTATGATCACAACAAAAAGGCTGCTATCGAATCCATATCATGTGTACGTGATGATCACCCATTAATGAACCAATTATTTCAAGCTGTTACCGAGGCAACGGAAGAAGCAATTATTCGCTCTCTCAAATATGCAGAAACGACAGAGGGGAGAAATGGGCGTGTTGTGGAAAAAGCTCCATTATAG
- the ribD gene encoding bifunctional diaminohydroxyphosphoribosylaminopyrimidine deaminase/5-amino-6-(5-phosphoribosylamino)uracil reductase RibD has protein sequence MNDEDYMRYALQLAQGVSGQTSPNPPVGAVVVKDGAIVGIGAHLKAGEAHAEVHALQMAGENAQGATIYVTLEPCAHYGRTPPCADLIVEKGVKRAVIAVADPNEKVAGQGIQKLREANVNVDLGVLHKEAEVVNAVFFHYTQTKTPFVTVKAAVSLDGKTATVTGDSKWITGEKARHDVHHYRHRHDGILIGVNTVIADNPKLTTRLSHTGKNPVRIILDTKLRTPLDANIITDNEALTWIFTGKHVTEKEMAPFLKKPWVDVIQLEEEQIDVDTVLDILGERKIMSVLVEGGAEVNGSFLKKLRMNQLVMYMAPKLIGGIDAPTSFMGEGFRLISEVPELTIKQVEMIGEDMKVTAEPRKEVSDVYRNN, from the coding sequence TTGAATGATGAGGATTATATGCGTTATGCACTACAACTTGCTCAAGGAGTATCGGGACAGACAAGTCCGAACCCCCCGGTCGGTGCAGTTGTTGTGAAAGACGGTGCTATTGTTGGAATTGGCGCACATTTAAAAGCAGGGGAAGCTCATGCAGAAGTTCACGCACTTCAAATGGCGGGGGAGAACGCTCAAGGCGCAACGATATATGTCACGCTTGAACCATGTGCCCATTATGGAAGAACTCCACCGTGTGCGGATTTGATTGTTGAAAAAGGAGTAAAACGGGCGGTTATTGCAGTTGCTGATCCAAATGAAAAGGTAGCAGGTCAAGGTATACAAAAGCTTCGCGAAGCTAATGTGAACGTTGATCTCGGTGTGTTGCATAAGGAGGCTGAAGTAGTAAATGCCGTATTTTTCCATTATACCCAAACCAAGACTCCGTTTGTGACCGTAAAAGCTGCTGTCAGCTTGGATGGAAAAACAGCAACCGTAACAGGTGATAGCAAATGGATAACAGGGGAAAAGGCGCGGCATGATGTACATCACTATCGACATAGGCATGACGGGATTTTAATAGGGGTCAACACTGTAATTGCGGATAATCCGAAGCTTACGACAAGACTTTCCCATACGGGCAAAAATCCGGTACGCATCATTTTGGATACCAAGTTAAGAACACCGTTGGACGCCAATATAATTACAGATAATGAAGCCCTTACGTGGATTTTTACCGGGAAGCATGTGACGGAAAAAGAAATGGCCCCATTTTTGAAAAAACCTTGGGTAGATGTTATACAGCTGGAAGAAGAACAGATCGATGTAGATACAGTGTTGGACATTTTGGGGGAACGAAAAATCATGTCAGTCTTAGTAGAAGGTGGAGCTGAGGTTAATGGTTCTTTTTTAAAAAAGCTGCGAATGAATCAGTTGGTTATGTATATGGCCCCAAAGTTAATTGGCGGAATTGATGCACCGACTTCTTTTATGGGGGAAGGATTTAGGCTCATTTCAGAAGTTCCGGAACTAACGATAAAACAGGTCGAGATGATAGGTGAAGATATGAAAGTCACCGCTGAACCGAGAAAGGAAGTATCCGATGTTTACAGGAATAATTGA
- a CDS encoding DUF4097 family beta strand repeat-containing protein, whose amino-acid sequence MGNVKKIMVVALLLILVGVVGSIFTFNFHERTAVAETKQANIDNITAIDIRLDNEKVIMKSTEEPNARVELEGSTASDNKTELAVKENDNTLSIETKKQKEKLFQLDWGGPMTLTVYLPEKAYESLLVDIDNGSFQADDLTVEAIDVSTDNGEVAMANIAAGMVNVTSDNGKIKLDHVDGAINSKTDNGAISLVTEGLDRNLDFYTDNGSITIQTAEEPTNAVFDVRVDNGKINIFGDSDWDTVTGNGDNEITLATDNGDITVEK is encoded by the coding sequence ATGGGTAATGTGAAAAAAATAATGGTTGTTGCTCTACTGTTAATACTCGTTGGTGTAGTAGGAAGTATTTTTACGTTTAATTTTCATGAACGGACGGCAGTTGCTGAGACGAAACAAGCGAATATAGATAATATAACAGCTATTGATATTCGGCTAGATAATGAAAAAGTAATCATGAAATCCACGGAAGAACCAAATGCAAGAGTGGAGCTTGAAGGAAGTACAGCAAGCGATAATAAAACGGAATTGGCTGTGAAGGAAAATGATAATACATTGTCCATTGAAACCAAGAAACAAAAAGAAAAACTATTCCAGCTTGATTGGGGAGGCCCTATGACACTGACCGTATACCTTCCTGAAAAAGCGTATGAATCGTTACTTGTAGATATAGATAATGGAAGCTTTCAAGCAGATGATCTAACGGTAGAAGCTATTGACGTATCAACAGACAACGGGGAAGTTGCAATGGCTAATATTGCAGCTGGGATGGTTAATGTGACATCTGACAATGGAAAAATAAAATTGGATCATGTAGATGGAGCCATCAACAGCAAGACAGATAACGGAGCAATTTCTCTTGTAACGGAGGGGCTTGATCGAAACCTTGATTTCTATACAGATAACGGGAGTATTACCATTCAGACAGCAGAAGAACCCACAAATGCAGTATTTGATGTGCGCGTAGATAACGGAAAAATTAACATCTTCGGCGATTCGGACTGGGATACTGTAACTGGGAATGGCGATAACGAGATTACATTAGCTACGGATAATGGAGATATTACGGTAGAGAAGTAG